From the genome of Sphingobacterium kitahiroshimense, one region includes:
- a CDS encoding ABC transporter permease: MIQNYIKIAWLNLLKSKGYATINIIGLAIGMAAVLLIGIWIQNQSQFDNFYSNKDNLYRLWNKYDEEGEINLLNITAGTASSTLKAEYPEVEHAARMYWSTDRLLSFDNKKIKSKGNEVDPNFIEMFDFKLLKGNRNEVLNGPNNIILTERLSKKIFGDADPLNKTITLDNKEPYQVTGVIADLPSNTDFDFTYLIPLINASSQSPTWNINTFMTYIQLKNGTNVDAFNKKLVNIIAKKTNNEQKGSLFLYPVSKMHLYSKFEQGIPVGGKITQVKLVAGLGFLILVIACINFINLSTARSQKRAKEVAVRKVVGAQRSSLIIQFLTESVLLSCIAGILAIGLTSISLPLFNKVLDKPLVFSITDPMIWVSLLGFILFTGILAGLYPAFVLSSFKPVKSLKVSGKSQRFAFNFREVLVVFQFGVALILIIATLIVNKQIEYAGKRDVGYSPSQLIEIPMEGDMTKNYEVIKSELINKDIAQAVTRTGWSITQNNSNSGGNFSWEGSTPEQGKKIVFNLGKSESDFVKTLGLKLIEGRDIDFERLASDSMSVLVNEAAIKEMKLKNPIGSILKWGSNTFTIIGVINDYISGSPYSPVTPLLIHPAKEWMLNMVVRTNPSSPVEQNLKQIEQVLKKFNPAYPFEYKFVDQRFASKFKEQQQTAQLALIFSALAIFISCLGLFGLVSYIAELRTKEIGIRKVLGASVTGITAMLSRDFVKLVLIAILIASPIAWWTMNKWLQDFSYRIEIQWWIFALAGIAALTVAIITVSTQAIKAANTNPVKTLRDE; the protein is encoded by the coding sequence ATGATACAGAACTATATTAAAATAGCATGGCTCAATCTTTTGAAAAGTAAGGGATATGCAACCATTAACATTATTGGCTTAGCTATTGGTATGGCAGCTGTATTGTTAATAGGCATCTGGATACAGAATCAATCACAATTTGACAATTTCTATAGCAATAAAGATAATCTATATAGACTCTGGAACAAATATGACGAGGAGGGTGAAATCAACTTGCTAAACATCACAGCAGGAACTGCTTCATCTACTTTAAAAGCAGAATATCCAGAGGTGGAGCATGCTGCTCGTATGTATTGGAGCACCGATAGATTATTATCCTTTGATAATAAAAAGATAAAATCTAAAGGAAATGAAGTTGATCCAAATTTTATTGAAATGTTCGATTTCAAACTTTTAAAGGGTAATCGCAATGAAGTATTAAACGGTCCAAACAATATTATCCTAACAGAGCGACTCTCAAAAAAAATATTTGGGGATGCGGATCCTTTGAACAAAACGATTACATTGGATAACAAAGAACCTTATCAGGTGACTGGAGTAATAGCAGATTTACCCAGCAATACAGATTTTGATTTTACATATCTGATTCCCTTAATCAATGCAAGTAGTCAATCTCCCACTTGGAACATAAATACATTTATGACTTATATCCAGCTAAAGAATGGGACAAATGTAGATGCCTTTAATAAAAAACTAGTCAATATCATTGCAAAGAAAACGAATAATGAGCAGAAAGGTTCACTCTTTTTATATCCAGTATCCAAAATGCACTTGTATTCTAAATTTGAACAAGGTATCCCAGTTGGAGGCAAAATCACCCAAGTTAAACTTGTTGCTGGTCTTGGATTTTTGATTTTAGTGATCGCTTGTATTAATTTCATTAATTTAAGCACTGCGCGCAGTCAAAAGCGAGCAAAAGAAGTCGCGGTACGTAAAGTGGTTGGCGCCCAACGCAGCAGTTTGATTATACAATTTTTAACAGAGTCGGTCCTACTATCTTGTATTGCAGGAATACTTGCCATAGGATTAACATCTATATCCCTCCCACTATTTAATAAAGTATTGGACAAACCTTTAGTTTTTTCGATTACAGATCCTATGATCTGGGTCTCTCTTCTCGGATTTATATTGTTTACAGGAATATTAGCTGGGTTATACCCTGCATTTGTGCTATCGTCTTTTAAACCCGTTAAATCATTGAAAGTATCTGGAAAGTCTCAAAGATTTGCCTTCAATTTCCGTGAAGTATTAGTTGTTTTCCAATTTGGAGTTGCCTTAATCTTGATTATTGCAACCCTGATCGTCAATAAACAGATTGAATATGCAGGAAAACGTGATGTTGGTTACTCACCTTCACAACTGATCGAAATTCCAATGGAAGGTGATATGACAAAAAATTATGAAGTTATCAAATCTGAATTGATCAATAAGGATATTGCGCAAGCTGTGACCCGTACCGGATGGTCAATTACCCAAAACAATTCCAATTCAGGGGGTAATTTTTCATGGGAAGGTTCAACTCCGGAACAAGGGAAGAAAATCGTTTTCAATCTTGGAAAATCAGAAAGTGATTTTGTTAAAACTCTGGGATTAAAATTGATCGAAGGTCGTGATATTGACTTCGAGCGATTGGCTTCTGATAGTATGTCGGTACTCGTAAATGAGGCTGCGATCAAAGAAATGAAATTGAAAAATCCTATTGGTAGCATCCTGAAATGGGGAAGTAATACCTTTACGATTATAGGAGTTATCAATGATTACATCAGCGGGTCTCCATACAGCCCAGTTACTCCACTTCTCATTCACCCTGCAAAAGAGTGGATGTTAAATATGGTCGTTCGTACTAATCCATCTTCTCCCGTAGAACAGAACTTGAAACAGATAGAGCAAGTACTCAAGAAATTCAATCCAGCCTACCCATTTGAATATAAATTCGTTGATCAGCGCTTTGCCTCAAAGTTTAAAGAGCAACAACAAACAGCTCAGTTGGCACTCATATTCTCAGCATTGGCCATCTTTATATCTTGTCTTGGACTGTTTGGATTAGTATCCTATATCGCTGAGCTGAGAACAAAAGAGATTGGTATACGTAAAGTACTGGGAGCATCTGTGACAGGTATAACAGCCATGCTCTCAAGAGATTTTGTAAAACTGGTTCTTATAGCCATTTTAATTGCTTCACCTATTGCCTGGTGGACAATGAATAAATGGTTGCAGGATTTTTCTTACCGCATCGAGATTCAATGGTGGATCTTTGCTTTAGCAGGGATCGCCGCATTGACTGTCGCAATTATTACGGTGAGTACACAAGCTATTAAAGCGGCAAATACAAATCCTGTAAAAACATTACGGGATGAATAA
- a CDS encoding ABC transporter permease, protein MIRNYIKIAWRNIRKNRGFSLLNMSGLTIGITCFLLLATYIYHESSYERFFSHADRLAYFSLSYKAPNSAEMVSSSTTPTGLQQTLQSDFPEIEQASRLYPYIQGGLIDIGNQSLKENKLIYADKNVFEILDYDFIEGNKKHVLDEPNQIVLTETLAKKYFPNESAINKTLIIDKVNWKVSGVIADMPSNTQFRFSAILSNQGLTRYKEASWNSANDITIGLLKTDQSFQSVQLKLDNLVKDKFSESIKQGYEFGFKVEKLSDIHLHSKTAGTGNILYVYILVALGIALLILTCINFTNLILANAIERKKEIGVKKVLGAGRKTIFFQFLFECSLMILISLIISLVATWLLLPLFGHFMGVEMQINLWNKPILYIAILAFFIILSLLAGGWPAYSISSSKPISIFRSKLIEKQTGISLSKVLIVFQFCISIFFIICTLFAGQQMKFIQSKNTGLDRSDILVLDGRGWQDKERQLLKDKLIQLNSVKGVTASYDSPVNIQGGYTINEVEGQAPDFSIDVTAIPIEKDFVSVFNIKSIAGSSLSDTDILRASDTVAPENSFIINTLAATAMGWTPKDAIGKKINLNGRKGTVKQVVESFNFKSLHNEITPVVLFPEYGYFGNIFIKLHAGVPTQDALNQIKTIVKEIAPKNNYDYHFLNDDFNQLYLQDQQTTRAMQLFSLITISIACMGLFALSTYTVQQRIKEIGIRKIVGASVIKIVSLLSVDFLRLVVLALAISIPFGWFAMHKWLDNFAYHIELDWWIFILAGGSALLISFLTISYQTVRAAMVNPIDCLRDE, encoded by the coding sequence ATGATACGAAACTATATTAAAATAGCATGGCGGAATATTCGAAAGAATAGAGGGTTTTCACTGTTGAACATGTCGGGATTAACGATTGGAATAACCTGCTTTTTGTTATTAGCTACTTATATATACCATGAATCCAGTTATGAACGTTTTTTCTCTCATGCAGATCGACTTGCGTACTTCAGCCTATCATACAAAGCTCCAAACAGCGCAGAAATGGTTTCATCCAGTACAACGCCAACAGGTCTACAACAGACTTTACAATCTGATTTTCCCGAAATTGAGCAGGCCAGTCGTTTATATCCGTATATACAAGGTGGATTAATTGATATTGGAAATCAATCTTTAAAGGAAAATAAGCTGATTTATGCTGATAAGAACGTATTTGAAATTCTCGATTATGATTTTATTGAGGGAAACAAAAAACATGTATTGGATGAGCCTAATCAAATTGTATTGACAGAAACTTTAGCTAAAAAATATTTCCCAAATGAATCGGCTATAAATAAAACATTGATTATTGATAAAGTGAACTGGAAGGTATCTGGGGTTATAGCCGATATGCCTAGTAATACACAGTTCAGATTTTCTGCCATTCTCTCTAACCAAGGCCTAACACGCTATAAAGAGGCTTCATGGAATTCAGCTAACGATATTACTATAGGATTATTAAAAACTGATCAAAGCTTTCAATCGGTACAACTTAAACTGGATAATCTGGTTAAGGACAAATTTAGTGAGTCTATTAAACAGGGATATGAATTCGGTTTTAAAGTAGAAAAATTAAGTGATATTCATTTGCACTCAAAAACTGCAGGTACTGGAAATATCCTCTATGTTTATATTTTAGTGGCTCTAGGTATTGCTCTTCTCATCTTGACCTGCATTAATTTCACCAATTTGATTCTTGCAAATGCGATTGAACGAAAAAAAGAGATCGGTGTAAAGAAGGTCCTGGGTGCAGGGCGAAAAACAATATTCTTTCAGTTCCTCTTCGAATGTAGCTTAATGATTTTGATATCCTTAATTATAAGCTTAGTGGCAACATGGTTACTGTTACCTCTATTCGGTCATTTCATGGGAGTAGAAATGCAGATCAACCTTTGGAACAAACCTATCCTCTATATAGCAATATTAGCTTTCTTTATTATCCTGTCACTACTTGCAGGTGGTTGGCCTGCCTACTCGATTTCGAGTTCAAAACCGATTTCAATATTCAGAAGTAAACTGATCGAAAAACAGACAGGGATATCCTTGAGTAAAGTGCTGATTGTGTTCCAATTTTGTATTTCCATATTTTTTATCATCTGTACATTATTTGCTGGTCAACAAATGAAATTTATTCAATCTAAAAATACAGGACTGGATCGTTCAGATATATTGGTGCTCGATGGCCGAGGATGGCAGGATAAAGAGCGTCAATTGCTAAAGGATAAGCTAATTCAATTAAACAGTGTTAAAGGCGTAACGGCATCTTATGATAGTCCGGTTAATATTCAGGGGGGCTATACGATTAATGAAGTAGAAGGACAGGCTCCAGACTTCTCTATTGATGTCACTGCTATTCCTATTGAAAAAGACTTTGTATCCGTGTTCAACATTAAATCTATTGCTGGTTCTTCCCTATCGGATACGGACATTTTAAGAGCAAGCGATACCGTCGCTCCGGAGAATAGTTTTATTATTAATACGCTAGCTGCAACTGCTATGGGCTGGACTCCTAAAGATGCAATCGGTAAAAAAATAAATTTAAATGGCCGCAAGGGCACTGTAAAACAAGTGGTTGAAAGCTTTAATTTTAAATCTTTACATAATGAAATCACTCCTGTTGTGCTCTTTCCTGAATATGGTTATTTCGGAAATATCTTTATTAAGCTGCATGCTGGAGTTCCTACACAAGACGCATTGAATCAGATCAAAACGATTGTAAAAGAGATCGCTCCGAAAAACAATTATGACTATCATTTTTTAAATGACGACTTTAATCAACTTTATCTACAGGATCAACAGACAACACGAGCGATGCAACTTTTTTCATTAATTACTATCTCCATAGCGTGTATGGGATTATTTGCACTTTCGACCTATACGGTGCAACAAAGAATTAAAGAGATTGGAATCCGGAAAATTGTTGGTGCATCTGTTATAAAAATTGTTAGCTTATTAAGTGTAGATTTCCTCAGGTTAGTAGTTCTTGCGCTCGCTATTAGCATTCCTTTTGGCTGGTTTGCAATGCATAAATGGCTAGACAATTTTGCTTATCATATTGAACTTGACTGGTGGATCTTTATACTTGCCGGTGGCAGTGCTTTACTCATCTCGTTCTTAACAATAAGTTACCAGACTGTCCGTGCTGCTATGGTCAATCCAATTGATTGTTTACGGGATGAATAA
- a CDS encoding ABC transporter permease, which yields MIKNYIKIAWRNLLKNKAFSSINIIGLAIGMAGALLIALWLQNMLSMDRFHEKSDRLYAISNRDDHTGKKWAWLNTPKIMGPTLKNDFPEIESFTRLDDGTGNQFIATYKDQKIVSQIGFADPGFFNMFSFPLLKGDKNNLLNDANSIVITQKYAKTLFGNEDPIGKIIKIDSVNLVTVTGLLLDLPNNSSMNFEGLVSWDYAKKIRYVDTNWSNNSTYTYVLLKAGTSLPAFNEKIRLVSQNHINIGDNEIKSTNEIFAFPFKDSYLYDKGDGGNYTSGRIQLVRLFAWIGAFILLVACINFMNLSTARSERRAKEVGVRKVVGADRKSLMLQFISESILISLLAMVLAITFMVLVLPAFNNLVQKNLTLSLLSIQTWLSLIAFSVITGILAGSYPAFFLSSFKPLKTLKGKLNTYNKGMSIRSMLVIIQFSLAIILTIATIIVSKQIQFTKDRERGYDENGLVYTSLSGKLSKNYISLRNELLNSNAVLSVSKNMSPVTDRFSNGWGFSWPGSTESDKKILFNRFSSDANAVQNLGFKLVKGRDIDVYKYATDSTAVLLTETAIKSMRISDPVGQIIQGDSENWPVVGVIKDFIIDSPYDEIAPMIILGPKSWFTTIHYRLNPNNSTETNLKKIADIFKKFNPDYPFDYKFIDKNFESKFKETQSIGTISMLFAGLTIFISCLGLLALIAYMAETRMKEIAVRKVLGASVGQLTSLLSLDFLKLVLIAILIASPIAWWTMNDWLKDYSYRIEIQWHYFAIAGLMAILISLATISYQAIKAALSNPVNSLRDE from the coding sequence ATGATAAAGAACTATATCAAAATCGCATGGCGTAATTTATTGAAAAATAAGGCTTTCTCTAGCATCAACATCATTGGATTGGCTATTGGTATGGCCGGAGCTTTGCTTATTGCGCTATGGTTGCAAAACATGCTGAGTATGGATCGGTTTCACGAGAAAAGTGATAGGCTCTATGCGATAAGTAACCGAGATGATCATACTGGCAAGAAATGGGCATGGTTAAATACACCCAAAATAATGGGACCAACCTTGAAAAATGATTTTCCTGAAATTGAAAGTTTTACAAGACTTGACGATGGAACTGGTAATCAATTTATTGCAACATACAAGGATCAAAAAATAGTATCCCAAATCGGATTCGCTGATCCTGGATTTTTCAACATGTTTAGTTTCCCTTTGTTGAAAGGAGATAAAAACAACCTATTGAATGATGCTAACTCGATCGTAATCACACAAAAATATGCAAAGACTCTCTTTGGAAACGAAGATCCTATAGGAAAGATCATTAAAATTGATTCTGTCAATTTGGTTACTGTAACTGGACTTCTTCTAGATCTGCCCAATAATAGCAGCATGAATTTTGAAGGTTTAGTTTCTTGGGATTATGCAAAAAAAATAAGATATGTAGATACAAATTGGAGTAATAACTCCACCTATACCTATGTACTATTAAAAGCAGGGACATCGTTGCCAGCATTCAATGAAAAAATAAGATTAGTTAGTCAAAATCATATAAACATTGGCGATAATGAGATCAAGTCCACAAATGAAATCTTTGCATTTCCATTTAAAGATAGTTATCTCTACGATAAAGGTGACGGTGGAAACTATACTTCCGGTCGCATTCAACTCGTTCGTTTGTTCGCTTGGATCGGTGCTTTTATCTTGCTCGTCGCCTGTATTAATTTTATGAATCTAAGTACTGCTCGCTCTGAAAGAAGAGCCAAAGAAGTAGGTGTTCGTAAAGTTGTAGGTGCTGATCGTAAAAGCCTCATGTTACAATTTATCTCTGAAAGTATTTTGATCAGCTTGTTAGCTATGGTACTTGCAATCACATTTATGGTGTTGGTACTACCAGCTTTTAATAATTTAGTACAAAAAAATCTAACACTTTCTCTTCTCTCAATTCAAACCTGGTTATCATTAATAGCATTCAGTGTAATTACGGGTATACTGGCAGGAAGTTATCCAGCATTTTTTCTTTCATCTTTTAAACCTTTGAAGACATTGAAAGGAAAGTTAAATACTTACAATAAGGGAATGAGCATCCGTTCGATGTTGGTAATTATTCAGTTTTCACTAGCCATTATCTTAACCATTGCTACTATCATCGTTTCCAAGCAAATTCAATTTACGAAAGACAGGGAACGTGGTTATGATGAAAATGGTTTAGTATATACGAGCTTATCAGGGAAATTAAGTAAAAATTACATCAGTTTACGGAATGAGTTACTTAACAGTAATGCTGTCCTTTCGGTATCCAAAAATATGTCTCCTGTTACTGATCGCTTTAGCAATGGATGGGGATTCAGCTGGCCGGGAAGTACTGAAAGTGATAAAAAAATATTGTTCAATCGCTTTAGTTCTGATGCCAATGCTGTACAAAATCTAGGCTTCAAACTTGTGAAAGGTCGAGATATTGACGTATACAAATATGCTACAGATAGTACTGCCGTATTATTGACAGAAACAGCCATAAAATCAATGCGAATAAGTGACCCAGTGGGGCAGATTATTCAAGGCGACAGTGAAAATTGGCCAGTGGTTGGTGTAATCAAAGATTTTATCATTGATTCACCCTATGACGAAATAGCGCCAATGATTATTCTTGGTCCTAAATCCTGGTTCACAACGATACATTATCGACTGAATCCGAATAACAGTACCGAAACAAACCTAAAAAAGATAGCGGATATCTTCAAGAAATTTAATCCTGACTATCCTTTTGATTATAAATTTATTGATAAAAATTTCGAATCTAAATTTAAAGAGACACAATCCATTGGAACAATTTCTATGCTATTTGCAGGATTAACAATCTTTATTTCATGTCTTGGACTATTGGCTCTTATCGCCTACATGGCAGAGACACGGATGAAGGAAATTGCTGTTAGGAAGGTATTGGGGGCATCTGTTGGGCAATTAACATCTTTGCTCTCTTTAGATTTTCTAAAATTGGTCCTTATAGCAATTCTTATCGCATCACCGATAGCATGGTGGACAATGAATGACTGGTTGAAAGATTATAGTTATCGCATTGAAATCCAATGGCATTATTTTGCTATTGCAGGTCTTATGGCTATTCTGATCAGTTTGGCAACGATTAGTTACCAAGCGATCAAAGCCGCTCTTTCAAATCCTGTCAATAGTCTACGTGATGAATAA